GACCGGAGGGCAAGGACGCCACAAGGACACATCCTTACATACGTCTGCAAGTACATCAGCGCGCGCGGGTCACATCTACGCGGCTACGTATGAcagtactatttttttttccgcgctGAAATATCCTTGGCCTATATCGTCTATTCGCCTACACCGATCGCGTGAAATGATGATTCAAGCGCTCGACGATGAAGGGAACGGCGAGGAAACGCAGATGGAAATGTCATCGCGACGAATACTTCATTCTTATCCTTGTTGACGATTGAAAATATTCTCGACGCGTTCCGGTTACagcgtttctctttctctctctctctctttccccccccccccttctctctcactctctctctctctctccctctctctcgctttctcgcGAATGCACTTGGGAAATTCAACAGTCGATCGTAATGCCGGGTCATCTTATGCGCGCATACACACGACAATCCTATCGTCGCTGTCGACATTCGCGCGAGTCTGGTCCAAGTGCAACCACCTCGCGAAATACGTATGGTCGCATTGCTTAAAATAACCCACGCATACGCGCGAAACTTGCCCACCTACCGAAAGAACGGCTGGTCTCTGGCTGCGCCAGAGCGGACAGGTTAAGAACTGCCTCCTGCAGCTTCGCCATTTAAATACAATGACGACGATCCCAAAGCGTAATGCGCCCACGCCCTGCGCGAGCTGTGCACGACGGCGGCTTACGCGTCGTCAACATTCCACGGCGCGAAGCTGCGACCGCGACAATGCGGAAagtatcgcgcgcgcgttacatATCGGAGGAATTATCGATAAAGCCGGACATCCTCTTTCTTTTCCgcgcaatgaaaaatatgattgttGTGCCTGCATGTGTAACGCGAAGGCTGTGATCGGTCTCATCGATGTCGTTATCAGAAGTTCGTTAGAGTACGTTTGAGAAAGGAAAGATAGTCCCTTTTGCCGATCCTGCTTTTATCCTGATACTTTTGCTTTTCTCTTCGTGCACACATGTTACAATGTAGCAAGGCGAGTAACTCTACAAGAGGAAATTGGTAAATTTTCTTAAGTTAACTAAAAGCTGTCCGAAATAATCAGGATGCCAGGTGGTTGCGATGATCGCGTGATACTCGTCGAAGGATCCACGTTGGattcttggaaaaaaatctGTCAATCTGACTGGTAATCGGCGATCGTGTCGTGTTCAAAGTTGAGGGTTTATGGCAGCTTCTCGAGAGAAATGGACAGAAAACGATGCTCCTCTTTGTCTCTTGCTCCATCTTTTTACCTTCTtccctttttttataattttttcttctttttcgcgGCCCAGCAGATCGCGTCTCGGTCGATGAACTTCCTGGAACGATCTTGCGATTGCCTTCTGatgttttttacttttacgcctcttccttttctcttctctccttGCAATATAAGACACTCGTGAGAAGTACCAAGACAAAAGTCATACCTTGCACTTATCCGTTTCTTACCGCAATTATGAATCCCGTCGGGCAATCGCTAGCTTAAGAATAATCTTCTTCGAGTcgcgagaataaaaaaatcgctCGTTGAACCTCTATTTTTAACTTAGGGAGGAACATGTGCCAAGTACAAAAGGGAAATTCGCAAGTTGATTATAATCCTTGCGAAAATTATGACTCGAAGAATGTATGTTGCATGCGACAGAAATCGATTTAAcaggaataatattttcgaacttaataataattgtttaaagagATAATTGGATGGCTTTAggtgaaatattttcgaaagttattttattaccaTAACTGAACTGCTCTTATTATCGGTGTAATTTCGTAAGATGCGAGGAAAAACTGTTTGCGGCGAGTGGAAGTATTACATTTCATTGGAAATATGTACGCCCAATCTCATTCAACTTGTAATGACTTCCTTCTCGAGATTCTCGGGATCGCCATTATTTTTAGTGTCTTTCCATTGTGCTATTCGTTCACGTCTGTTTACGCCTTCGTGCCGCGCGACTGGCCAAAGGCAAAGGCAAAGACGAACCACAGAGACGCACATCCTTTTCTTCTTCAACTAACGCACCTCTTTCTTTTTGCGAGCAAATCTTAGACTCGCGGAATCCTATCTTCTACTTCCTTTCTACGGAAGGGCTGAAGTAAAGGATCTGGTGGGTGGAGTGGAATGACGGTGAAGCGGGAAGGTGAAAGGAAGCGCGgaatgaaggaaaaaaaagaacggcAAATTCTGCTGAATCAGGCAGGCTCAAAATCTACtcgtgaattttattattcccaTGAACTTCCCGTTTAAGGACACCGTGTCTTGGCTATTTTATGGTACCTGTCGTGAGGTTTCGGGACCGTGCAAAACAGACAACAATAAGGCCCATTCCGATGCAAAGTAGCGGTCGGTTGTCTACTCGTTCGCcaatgaaacaaattttttttctccttctttcttatccgcttctttttttatttgccgaTGTCACTGTATCCTACGATTTTATATGCGCTCACTTTATTCAACATcttctttgataaattatgTGTACACAGTCGGTTAACGACTtccttttcttgttttatgcctctatatagtaaaaattttgcggttatagaaatatttatcccATATAAAGTGGTCGAATACCTCACGATAAATCTTTCACTCGATTTAAGCATTTTGTTTCTtagaatagatttttttcGGAAGTTATTACAAGCGAATGGTGAAACACTGCAAGATTTCGCaaggagaaggaaaaaaaatagagactCACGTTTGCAATGGCCCTTATAAGCGACGGGAATGGCGCGACCCGCGCGGCAGGCGGCCAGTCGCAGGTGGCAGGCACTTTTGTAGGTGTTTCCGTCGGCTCCGCAGACGGGGCGCGCGCCGGCGACCTGGTGCGGAGGCGCCTGGGGGCACCTGCGGGCGCACCTCACACAGTGAGGGCTCAGGTTCTGGTCCAGCAAACAGGTCCGACCTTGGCCGCACCGGACCCGTGCGCACGAACCTGCTCGACACTTTGCACGTTATTACGCACAGTCGTAAACCGCCCCCGTGATAGACGCATTGcctctctttatttttattctcagTCACCAGCCGTTTCGACCGCAATCGCGCGCTCTCCCGATCACTTATTCCCTTAGCTACGCGGCACGAGTGATTCTAGAGCGTCCGATTTCGAATATTACGTTCCGCATCGACGCAGCGTCGGCTATTGGCATCTTTATAAAGCGCATAAAAGATTTTAGCTGGCATGTtaagaagaatatatatagtatataattagcattatattattagaattatttattaaatctataaatgtaagaatataaaacaCGCACTGGAATGCATATATTTACGGAGATATGCGTTGCGCGCAACACGATCTTTGCATTTGATTGTAGTACAGATTCACACAGTCGGCGAGTCGTGGGAACTAACACGCGTTTCATCACGGTTCATTGACGTTTCGGTATTACaggatcaaaatattttctctcgtaCGCGCAGTCATTAAGCCGCGTTACGAGGATCGATTACGAGACAATTACCGTGTAGCAACGAGTGGCCGTATTGGGAGGCCGATCCCACCGGATGTTTCTTTCAGGTCGTTTTCGTTGCCGTTTCTTTATCCGATCGTTTGCGTTTGCGTCCTAGTTAGCGTAATCACCAGTCCTTCGAATCAACGATAAGCAAAACGTGTCAAACTGTGCAATGGAGCGATTGCGCGAATTTTAGAGAAAGATGCAAAGCGAACTCTTACGGCTAAATATGATAAGAGATTCAACTTAATCATACATACTCACTTTGGCAGTGGCCGTTGTAGGCAACCGCGAGTTCGTGGCTGCCCTTCTTGCAAGCTCGTTTTTTGAGTCTGCACAGGCTCTTGTAACTCTTGCCGTCCGTCCCGCAGACCGGTCCACCGCCTCGCGGTGCTTTGCACTCCGGACTGCACACGCACCTCGGCCTTCCTCTACGCACCACGCACTTCTTTCCTTCTTCGCACCTCACTTCCGCGCAACTCTCTGCCGAATAGAAGGCGAATCATGCAATGCATTCGTGCCAATGTTCggcaaaatatttctcaatcaTTTCTCCTcgattaattcaaaattttaatacgtaAATGCGAAAATAGAAGCTACATCATTTTACTTCAACTTTTCTGTAACATAAACTGATCGTACGCGtcgaaataacaaaaaactttttatctcttttttttttagtaagtaaaattattacacatgcAAATTAagtcttaattaatattcaattattgtgAGGAATAGTGTAAGTCTATTTATGTACCTCGACAAGGACGACACTGCACTCCTCCACCAAGAACCCTCCAAAAAAAGAGACTTCCGCTATCCAGATCTTCGTCCGAATAGGCAGTCGCGGCTGCTGCGTTAGATGCGCAACAGTCTTCTCTTGTGACGCCTTGCGATAGAAGTTCCTTACACCGACCGTTACTAATGGACGACCAGCATATACCGCCTAATGCAGACCAAGAAAATACacatgaaatttatattaatactatttttgaAGCTTACTAGACGAGAAACTACGTGGAACATTATTGcaagaaacatttcaatttattttaattacggaTATGTTATAAAAGTCACAGATGTGCAAACGCCCGTCTGCATACTCATTAGAGTTAatgaattcttttaaattccTTTATTCCTTTTTACTCGAAGAGAATATTCAAAGTCGGTCTTTTTCTCTAGCTTTTGACTACGGTCTCTCCTGACGTTTTTAATTATCCGAATCGCGCGCTCCGCACACGTGTGGATACACGCCGTGGAATGAGCGAGCAGATTGTCGACGTATGTAGTTGTATCTCTAGTGCCAGCTAGCAACATTAATGGGACACGACAAAAAGAAACGCCTTGTAGGGCTCTCTAATTAACGTTAGGTATGAAAAAGCAAACATCGGACACGTGATTAGCGTTACGAAAAAGTAGAACAAGGTCCTTTGCTATCGCTACATATATGGTGCAAAATAGATACGTTGTAGAGAACGTTGTTTACCCGTAAAGAAAACACGCAGCCATCATATAAAACGCATAGtgtttattacttattattaaacgCAGTTACAActctcttaaaaaaaaaaaaaaaaaaacacgacgACTTGTTAATTTTACCGTAGAAATAATTACGATAAGAGAAAATCCTTAGAAAAAGCTCGCTTCTGCGGATAACACAAAGTATTTCCGCATATCTTTACTGTTGCACTTGATTCACTAGTGATGTATTAACTGTTTTAAAAGTAGCAAGATAAACTGCACGTACGTGTTTTCCGTTCATAAGCGGTTCTCGCGAACTTGGCATGAAAGTACTTTACGATGTATGATTAGCACACGTGGGCCATATACAATTGCGGATTACAAGCCCGGAATAGTCGACATTGTTTACTAAACCCTCCATTAGCATTAACGACGAGCAAAAATTCCTTGAAGACTAGCTCGTAGTTGTAACAAAGTCGATGATGGATTCGATGATTATCTTTGCGCCGCATGGCAAATCTCCTCTTCATTACAAAGCAAACAACGTGagatgcaaatataatatattaccgcggcggaaaaaaatactttgatCGTTTGCATTCGTCGCGCTACACGCGTTACTgcgcaatattttgtaatataccTCGGTTAATTGGTCGatcaattcttttatattgatattttatcttttctaacGCCTTCGAAAAATTGATGGTGttcaactgtttttttttttttacagagacataaaaatttatttaaggaTTTTACAACCCACTTGATGTGGAAACACGAGAAATCTTTCTACTTCGTATATCTGTGTTAATATGTTTTTGATTGAATACGCTGTAAAATAcgtgaagaaaataataatctcaCAAGTTGGATGTAGAATGAAAATTTAGTGCAGCGGAGGTCGGATAATCTATAAATTCATCTCGCGCGCAGTATTTTCAGAATTGTTGGGCGTACAACATAGAGTTTGGATATTGTTAACGAAAATAGGAATCTACGAACTCACAATTTAAGTAGAAAGCGTTGACTGAAATCGTTCACAATATCTACGCTCAGAGCGGTTCCGAACAAAACTGACAAACGCTTCATCTCGCGATATTAATAGCTATATTTGCGTCTCACGGGAGATGATCTCGCTTCGTTTGTTTACGTCCTAGTTCTCGGGACTCAAGTTTAGGTGAATCGCGTCAGCTGTAATACTTGTAACGAGGATGCGGCAATGGAGCAGCACAACAGAGAGACGCTAACGCAGATGCTCGCTAAAATAGCCGCGAAACCCTTCCAACGTTTTCTTTTGACTCACACCCGTTACGGGCGAGAGCAAAAATAGTTTCACTATCGGTTGATACGGATTCTAGCTCGGTGCTCGTAGGATGAAGTTATTTAGAAGCTTTGCACGACGAAGAGATCTATCTGGTTTGTGCAAAAAGCAAGCAGTTccttttatcaattattttacacattcACGCGTAATTATAATCGGAATGAGAAGAGATAATTGCACGTCTGCGTGacaaatgcatataaatttgcgtattgtaataatatatttcaaaatcctAATGGCAACCTATCCGATTGAGtgaaaaagaacattttttcatcatttatacatattgctATCTCCGTCAGTATCGTTCATCGATGAAATCAGAATCGATCCTAGCGTTTCCGCTACTCTTGATGCCGATTTGTCTGATAGCTGGGTCACGGAGCGACCATGTGCTTCATAAACGTGTCTCGTGTTTTGcgcgttgaaaaaaaatgtcctcccccctctctcgcGGTGCTCTGGAAATTCATCGATCTAGAATCACAGCTCTCGCCGACTCGCAATTATTAATTCGATTAATTCGAAGCGTGTCACGCGCCGTCGCTCGGAGGAGACAGCGGAACTACACCACCTTGTTACGTAGCGAAAAGGAAAGTCTGGCAAACTCGAAGCATTAATTCCCAGTCGCGGCGCGGCGAGGCGAGGCGCGGCGAGGGTGAGGCGAGGGCGAGATGTGGCGAGACGTGGcgaagagaggagaggagaggagaggagaggcgCGACGTGCGAGAGGCGGCGCGGCACGGCTTGGCGTGTCTAGACCGCGACGTAGCCACCGTTTGGCCCAGTTACGCCCTTCTTCCTCTCCTCCTCTCGTTCTTCAAACCCCACTCCGTCTCCTCACTGAGTTCTCTCGCGCTCTCCGTCTTCTTATACCTTCACCATCACCACTACCATCGTTGCTACTCTCGTAGTTCACAGAGAGCCACGAGCCGCAGTGTGCTCCGGCTGTATACTGTCTAGAGAGTTTGTTATTTACGAGAAGCAAGCTCGGGGCCCGCGCGAATCAACGAAAGTTTCAGCTTCCAAGTCTTCCTCTCTTTAGTCCTTCCGCCCGCTGCTCGCCGCGCTTACGTCACGGCCTAATCTATAGAATCTTTCCTTGCACATTACGACGCCCGCCCGTATCGCGTTGTAATATTATGCTTATGAACTCAAGTTTCGATCTTCCACGTTATGCAAGCGATTGCGTCCAACGGTTAATTTCAACCAGAACTAgtcgtttttttctttttttatgaaaaaaaaacccaGATGTTACAGATTATGTTACAGATGTTTCTCGTGAAAGCACAAAGATTTACCAAACGACAAGCTTCGAAGTGATAACTTTTCGTAACTATGTTAAAAACTTGGATGAAATTATTGTCAAGGTCACGGCATTTGTTATCGTGGTTCATATACGTATCTATCTGACACCGTGAAACGGCCGCTTTAGGGTCGCTTAAAGCAGATGGCATCGACCGAAAAGAAGCTTCACGGCATTCCACATGAAATTTTTTGATTCAAGATAACAATAGCTAAAATTGCAGCAGTTTTTTTCATTTGCATCATTGATTTTACGATAAACTTTTTTCACGCGGTATTTCGCGCAAAATTGTACGCGAATTTTGCCAgcataatataatgaatttgaTTTGAATAAACAAATGACGGTGGAAAAACGGAAGCGCTGTTTTCTCATTATTCGGTCGGtgagaaatagagaaataGGCAACGATAGATAcgctttaaaattaatgagcCATAGCAGCATGATAGATAATTGAAAATCCCATCGTGTTTAACTGTCAGgtgtgaaaataaatacgcGTACAATTGGTTATCTATCTTATGGTAAATACAGAGATGTCGCGATGCATTTTTAACACTTGGGATCGTCTAAGATGCATTTAGACTGTTGATTCTAGGTTCTAGCTAGTTAGGCTCTAGCAAGTCGGACTCCGTACAAGCATGCTGGCATGCGAGATACAAGCTGCCGATTAAAGTGCCTATTCGTTCACGGTGTGCAGCACAGCTCACCGCGTCAGCTTTTGCGCGCACGCACAACCACTATCGTGTTCGAGGAACTTGAAATTTCATACGACGATTTGTCGATCGGTCAGTTTTACGATCGCGGAAACGAGATGTTTCGCAATTCTCAGTTCAGCGCTTTACAAATCGGCGGTGCAACGGCAGTCGCGCGGGAATTTAATGCGCCGATTCGAGAGAGCGCCCAGTCATGCGGTCATTCGAAACGATTGTAAATAATCGTATCGATGTTAACGGACGTCGATCGCGTAAGGTTTATAAGCGCTATTTCTTTGCATTGGTCCGTCCGTCATAAATCTCGCACGCGAACTCCAATCGGCCCCGGGATGTCGTCGGACGACACTGACGAAATAACACGGGATATCGCGGCAGATCGGGCGGCAGCAGGTGGTAAAAAGATCGGTGCTTGCTGAAGCAAGCGCTGGGCAGGTATTCGCGACGTGCCGCAGGGGAGACGAGTTCTTGCCCGGGCAAGACGGGGCACGCGGTTAGTCATCAAGGCTCAGAGATTGTCCCCGCGCGCACCGGCGCGACTCGACCGGTTGACCAAAACCACAAGCTTCTCCCCTTTATCCTCATCCTtatcctcctcctcttctcttCCTCTCACCTCCGCCCCCTCCCCGCGCGAAGCGTTGCCCAATTTCGAAAAATCCgccgaaaaaaaaatcgcactGCGATTGTCATCTGCGACATTATTTCTCGAGAAAAACAATCCGCCACGACGGTGCTCTCGGAACTCGAGGCTGGCGGTGAATAAAGCGAGATCGCGTAACTCGATTGCTAATTCTGTAGTCCGCGAGAGTCCATTCTCGCTGTGCTTTCTGGCTCAAGATCACAAACGTCGATAGAATCTTTCCTCGGACGAACGTCCGACAGCAATAATAACAACGTGCAACTCGCAAGACTGACGCGATCAGGGAAACGTTACGAATTTTTTCTACGGTTTGTCAATAAAATCTGACGCTACGAACCGACGATTGTGAGAGAGAGTCTTCGCTCGCCCGCGGAACTGCGCGATCCGTTTGAACCAAGTATCCGTGTTGTGCGTGACAATGTGAGCAATAATATATCTCACGGCTTTTTGAATACTCACTTTCCTCACATGGAATATGAAGGTAAccgcacgcgcgcgcataaCTCAAGCGTTTTATCGCGGTCTCATCATCTCCCGAGACTGCGCCTTCAGTCATGCTCGTCGAACTGTTTTTACTACGTTACCCACGCTACAAGGGATACGGATCGGAGGTGCTAATCCGATGCACGCTCAACTATTAGAACCAGTTTTGTGTGTATTGAAAACTGGAGTatgttttcgaaaaattaagcCGCGCTCTTCCTTACGTCGATATCTTTCTCACCGATCTTCGCGTCACCGATTTCTTCAACGGCGCGCTACATAATATCTGGAAgcataaattacttttaatacgCGTAATCGAACATGGAAATATTTGGACGCGCGTACGGCAG
This window of the Linepithema humile isolate Giens D197 chromosome 1, Lhum_UNIL_v1.0, whole genome shotgun sequence genome carries:
- the Fs gene encoding follistatin-A isoform X1 → MKCETRGRHVADLAGTKAEVEKAEVRFTAGIAARRGSTWRGPPEMTALRQDITASPYKTFLLVSLIGLLLQIHPATGGICWSSISNGRCKELLSQGVTREDCCASNAAAATAYSDEDLDSGSLFFWRVLGGGVQCRPCRESCAEVRCEEGKKCVVRRGRPRCVCSPECKAPRGGGPVCGTDGKSYKSLCRLKKRACKKGSHELAVAYNGHCQSSCARVRCGQGRTCLLDQNLSPHCVRCARRCPQAPPHQVAGARPVCGADGNTYKSACHLRLAACRAGRAIPVAYKGHCKQNADCTKIRCREGQTCLSEMKSGRPRCVTCTYRCPRKRERVRNRAHRDRDRDRDPSTTMLCATNNITYPSWCHIIKDACVTGFVLETRHAGPCNAYDTAPLYIEEDNTSSNYGVDLADEDTKAGDRTKSPYGLHSLAFS